The DNA sequence CGGCGCTGCGGTGTTGCTGGCGGCAGGTGTCGTAGTGGCCGTCTCTGTTCTGGTTCTTTCTGCTTTGCGTATCCTGGCCATCTCCGAGGCGATGGATTGCTCAATGGCTTGATTGAGTTCTTCGCGGGCGATCTCCTGCCGTTTGATGTCGGCGAGAAGCGTGGCTTCACTCTTATTGAGTTTGGTCAACAACTGATCCTGAGCCACCTTTTCTCGGCTGATGGCTACTTTCTGATTTTCCTCGGTGAGTAGCAACCTTTCTTTTTCCTCCCGACGTACTTCCAGTTGAGTAAGCTTAGTTTGCAATGATTTTTGCGTGGCCACAATCAGGCGAGCCTGGCGACTTCTGAATCGTTGGTACTGGCGGAGGTATTGCCAACGCCGAAAAGCTTCGTTAAAATTTCGCGATGATAAGAGAAAGCTGAGCCAGGTATGCTGTAGGCGGCTACGATAAGCCGCCCGTACCAAGTGGCTGTACTCTTCTTTCAATCGATCTACATCTTCATTGAGGGCTAGGACGACTTCATTGGTACGAATGATACTGGCATCCGTGTAGGAAATTTCTTGCTGAAGGGTGCTAATGAGTTCTTCCCTTTTGCGAATCTGTTGTTGCAGTAATGCCAACTGCTCTACCGTAGCTGCTTTGTTGCGGCGGGTATCCCCCAAACGGCGGTTGTTGGCGTTGATTTCCGCCATCAATTCTGCTCGTTTGTTCTTCAGTGCGTCTGCTGACTGCCCTGATAAAGCGCCTGTGGTACTGCATACGATCAGTAGCAGTAAAAGTGCATTACTTAGACATCCGCTCATAGCGCGGAGGCACACTGAAATCGAAATCGGTAGGAACGTTGAGCTCAACTTGGGTAAATTCTATTTCTATCTCTGCCTTCCCGGTTTCCCGGCTATTGACAGCAATTTTACGAAGGTAAGAAAAATCACGGTTGGTGCCAGCATCCTGATAGTTCAGTAATTGAATGGCTAGTGAGCGGGCGTTGCCTCCTTGCTGTACCTCCATCCTATCCAACTGGTAATTGGGCAGCAAGAACCAGAAATCGTTGCGCGCATCTTCATCTTGTGCAGACCACCGCAGGGTATTTTCTTCAGTACTTGCCTTAGGCGTATACTGGGTCAGGTAAACCGGGTTTCCGAGCAAAATTTGTTGCAACATCGTGAGGTCGGCAGGCAGCTTAAAACGCTCGGCGATATAGCTAATAGGCTCCGCCGCGTACTCTTTGTTGAAACGATCTATGATGAATAGCGAATCGGGCGTGACCATTGCACGAGCAACTTCGAAGCCAAACTTCTTAACACTCATCCAGATAGCTCGGTCTTTTTGCATTTTAATGGTAGCGGTACCACCTACAGACATGTCGCCATCATCAAAGGAAAGGCGAGCACTACCGTTGAGCCACTCTGCCTGGATTTGGTTTTGGGCAAAAACTTTCAGAT is a window from the Lewinella sp. LCG006 genome containing:
- a CDS encoding DUF4292 domain-containing protein, producing the protein MISLPAFRSFLGVFIVLTLVLSSGCNTAKKATETTTVDRPMGPADYLKVFAQNQIQAEWLNGSARLSFDDGDMSVGGTATIKMQKDRAIWMSVKKFGFEVARAMVTPDSLFIIDRFNKEYAAEPISYIAERFKLPADLTMLQQILLGNPVYLTQYTPKASTEENTLRWSAQDEDARNDFWFLLPNYQLDRMEVQQGGNARSLAIQLLNYQDAGTNRDFSYLRKIAVNSRETGKAEIEIEFTQVELNVPTDFDFSVPPRYERMSK
- a CDS encoding murein hydrolase activator EnvC, whose amino-acid sequence is MSGCLSNALLLLLIVCSTTGALSGQSADALKNKRAELMAEINANNRRLGDTRRNKAATVEQLALLQQQIRKREELISTLQQEISYTDASIIRTNEVVLALNEDVDRLKEEYSHLVRAAYRSRLQHTWLSFLLSSRNFNEAFRRWQYLRQYQRFRSRQARLIVATQKSLQTKLTQLEVRREEKERLLLTEENQKVAISREKVAQDQLLTKLNKSEATLLADIKRQEIAREELNQAIEQSIASEMARIRKAERTRTETATTTPAASNTAAPEGNNDTSNFGSQKGRLPWPVEGEIVKRFGRQPHPTVKGVEISNNGIDIGIKTNTGVKAVAAGTVVSTHFVPGYRNMVLVRHGDYYTVYSNLESVSVSSGTTLVAGQTIGNISTQAGELHFELWRQKERLNPERWISK